In Argiope bruennichi chromosome X1, qqArgBrue1.1, whole genome shotgun sequence, a single window of DNA contains:
- the LOC129959315 gene encoding symplekin-like, protein LPASLEEKHHFPASSEEIRHHLPASLEEKHHFPASSEEIRHHLPASLEEKHHFPASSEEIRHHLPASLEEKHHFPASSEEIRHHLPASLEEKHHLPASSEEIRHHLPASLEEKHHLPASSEEIRHHLPASLEEKHHLPASFEERRYHPSTSQDERRYHPSTFQDERRFQPSTSEDERRFQSSSSQDERRFQSSPSKDERRFHSTPSKDERFHSTPSKDERRFQSSPSKDERRFHSTPSKDERRFQSAPSKDERRFQSSPSKDERRFQSSPSKDERRFQSSPSKGERRFQSSPSKDERRFQSSPSKDERRFQSSPSKDERRFQSSPSKDERRFQSSPSKDERRFRSSPSKDERRFRPSPSKDERRFRPSPSKDERRFRPSPSKDERRFQPSPSQDERRFRPSPSKDERRFQPSPSQDERRFQPSPSQDERNKPSISEDERKYKPSTSRSRTSADYALDLQYFLKKRAESDDTSHKPRKKVIDIRLSTAAQFFEEEETVEETVTTERIAKLLRNASLDVDVQSKLKTLQLVQKLIIQKEPKLLDNFLDEVVSFQHDKSPEIRIFVLKFIEDACKFDIQILPKIVGNMKILLDDTTIFVKKKVIQTTAKLYILTIKWFCSAKSVDEVMEATWACMAQLKRNIFALLESDNEGIRALVVKFMERIVIIQTFRDQYSQDELSLDKIPVILNIFRPRKMEEEAKVIFQRIVDLHCASHVSSFNLMTCMQVLTTITRKRFEFFPKVLQAFESLHANLPPTLSQSQVSSVRKSLKLQLFILVKHPGAVEFHSRISIMLSDLGASPQQINKCFPSVENTKKRAFSRDFDRDWVKRSKLGDEFFNTKASGSSSRSGSMKNKAKDTAIDITAQDLVPKLTPINVADLVLVSMLSLTPHLPTHFRSTYTPIAAAGTEPQVKHLSRLLATQLTIAGLGKGAEEMKMQAHNAKLDLSDDDDEFASKQIQTVVGQTVDPRPKKQGLVLMPSGGPPTKSNKYSKKLDFASVAKPFTDEESDRLSRAAFNRILNAEKAIAKRGTACMRTKILTSLATQFRGDFATDLKNHILENPRSRLELAFSWIYQEYSSYKGFESSTERPVEFYEETIDKLVGGILKTDDPNRLAFSRFFVEPPFITSGMAECLKKICIDEAVTEIGIQLAKNMTIRRPTKKLLFLGVICDLTLHEKVHIRSKAVSAAVEVYENGSMRSFIEAFALRSLKFLLHDAPSPSQFIYFTQPPRAWSEELTKLCLQLYLAVLPMNHKLIHDLGTVYVETSADIKRTILRALETPFKGMSMESPELLRFVEKCPKGAETIVTRIIHILTDKAPPSAELVSRVRDLYRKRVPDVRFLIPIINGLTKAEVIAALPELIKLNPTVVKEVFHRLLGSSFPSPVTPSELLVALHKIEPEKCNLKIVIKATSLCLEEKQVYTQVVLAMVLQELMEINPLPILFMRTVIQSLTNHPHLLGFVTNILQRLILKQVWNERRIWEGFIKCCQRTKPQSFQVLLQLPGPQLQEALDSCPDLRDPLCHFVRSFTDHQKSHVTKEVRAVLEGFRIEMGLKDESDSISDKNSDDDESPGEPMPPGEELMPHLDEPVPPGEELLSPGEILSPGEIMSPEEELMPPGEELMPPGEEIMPPGEEHI, encoded by the exons CTTCCAGCTTCTTTAGAGGAAAAACATCACTTTCCAGCATCTTCAGAGGAAATAAGACATCACCTTCCAGCTTCTTTAGAGGAAAAACATCACTTTCCAGCATCTTCAGAGGAAATAAGACATCACCTTCCAGCTTCTTTAGAGGAAAAACATCACTTTCCAGCATCTTCAGAGGAAATAAGACATCACCTTCCAGCTTCTTTAGAGGAAAAACATCACTTTCCAGCATCTTCAGAGGAAATAAGACATCACCTTCCAGCTTCTTTAGAGGAAAAACATCACCTTCCAGCATCTTCAGAGGAAATAAGACATCACCTTCCAGCTTCTTTAGAGGAAAAACATCACCTTCCAGCATCTTCAGAGGAAATAAGACATCACCTTCCAGCTTCTTTAGAGGAAAAACATCACCTTCCAGCATCTTTTGAGGAAAGAAGATATCACCCTTCAACATCTCAAGATGAAAGAAGATATCACCCTTCAACATTTCAAGATGAAAGAAGATTTCAGCCTTCAACATCTGAAGATGAAAGAAGATTTCAGTCTTCGTCATCTCAGGATGAAAGAAGATTTCAGTCTTCGCCATCTAAGGATGAAAGAAGATTTCACTCTACGCCATCTAAGGATGAAAGATTTCACTCTACGCCATCTAAGGATGAAAGAAGATTTCAGTCTTCGCCATCTAAGGATGAAAGAAGATTTCACTCTACGCCATCTAAGGATGAAAGAAGATTTCAGTCTGCGCCATCTAAGGATGAAAGAAGATTTCAGTCTTCGCCATCTAAGGATGAAAGAAGATTTCAGTCTTCGCCATCTAAGGATGAAAGAAGATTTCAGTCTTCGCCATCTAAGGGTGAAAGAAGATTTCAGTCTTCGCCATCTAAGGATGAAAGAAGATTTCAGTCTTCGCCATCTAAGGATGAAAGAAGATTTCAGTCTTCGCCATCTAAGGATGAAAGAAGATTTCAGTCTTCGCCATCTAAGGATGAAAGAAGATTTCAGTCTTCGCCATCTAAGGATGAAAGAAGATTTCGGTCTTCGCCATCTAAGGATGAAAGAAGATTTCGGCCTTCGCCATCTAAGGATGAAAGAAGATTTCGTCCTTCGCCATCTAAGGATGAAAGAAGATTTCGTCCTTCGCCATCTAAGGATGAAAGAAGATTTCAGCCTTCGCCATCTCAGGATGAAAGAAGATTTCGGCCTTCGCCATCTAAGGATGAAAGAAGATTTCAGCCTTCGCCATCTCAGGATGAAAGAAGATTTCAGCCTTCGCCATCCCAGGATGAAAGAAATAAGCCTTCAATATCTgaagatgaaagaaaatataaacctTCAACATCTCGATCTAGAACAAGTGCAGATTATGCACTGGATctgcaatattttctgaaaaaaagagcagaaa gtGATGATACTAGTCATAAACCAAGAAAGAAGGTGATAGATATTCGCCTCAGTACGGCTGCTCAATTTTTTGAGGAAGAGGAGACAGTGGAAGAAACAGTGACTACCGAAAGAATTGCCAAACTTTTAAGAAATGCATCGTTAGATGTAGATGTGCAAAGTAAACTAAAAACTTTGCAACTTGTAcagaaattaattatacaaaaagaacCCAAacttcttgataattttttagatGAGGTTGTTAGTTTTCAGCATGATAAAAGTCCTGAAATTCGTATATTTGTTCTGAAATTCATTGAAGATGCTTgtaaatttgatattcaaattcTTCCTAAAATAGTGGGGAACATGAAAATTTTGCTAGATGATACCACgatatttgttaagaaaaaagTTATCCAAACAACAGCTAAATTATACATCCTTACCATTAAATGGTTTTGTTCAGCCAAAAGTGTTGACGAAGTTATGGAAGCAACATGGGCATGCATGGCTCAACTGAAACGTAATATATTTGCTCTACTTGAATCTGACAATGAAGGAATTCGCGCTTTGGTTGTGAAATTCATGGAACGCATAGTTATCATTCAAACTTTCAGAGACCAATATTCCCAAGATGAATTATCGTTAGATAAGATTCCTGTCATACTCAACATTTTTAGACCTCGGAAAATGGAAGAAGAAGCAAAGGTCATTTTTCAACGTATTGTAGATCTTCATTGCGCTTCGCATGTTTCAAGTTTTAACTTAATGACTTGCATGCAAGTTTTAACTACCATTACaagaaaaaggtttgaattttttccaaaagttttGCAAGCATTTGAATCGTTGCATGCAAATTTACCACCTACTCTGAGTCAGTCTCAAGTAAGTAGTGTGCGCAAAAGTTTAAAATTGCAGTTATTTATTCTAGTGAAACATCCTGGAGCTGTAGAATTTCACTCTCGTATTTCAATTATGTTATCTGATTTGGGCGCATCACCACaacaaatcaataaatgttttccTTCTGTCGAGAATACTAAGAAACGTGCTTTTTCGAGAGATTTTGATCGAGATTGGGTTAAAAGATCTAAACTTGGCGATGAATTCTTTAATACAAAAGCATCTGGTTCTTCATCTAGATCTGGATCTATGAAAAACAAAGCTAAAGATACGGCAATTGATATAACTGCTCAAGATTTAGTGCCAAAACTTACACCCATAAATGTTGCCGATTTGGTTCTTGTAAGTATGTTAAGTCTGACACCTCATCTTCCTACTCACTTTCGGTCAACCTATACTCCTATTGCTGCTGCTGGTACTGAACCGCAAGTTAAGCATTTATCACGCCTTTTAGCTACACAGCTGACCATTGCTGGTCTTGGCAAAGGtgcagaagaaatgaaaatgcaagcTCATAATGCAAAATTGGATTTGAGCGATGACGATGATGAATTTGCATCTAAACAAATTCAAACAGTTGTTGGTCAGACTGTAGATCCCAGGCCTAAGAAGCAGGGTCTTGTTTTGATGCCTAGTGGTGGACCTCCTaccaaaagtaataaatattcaaaaaagttgGACTTCGCATCTGTGGCTAAGCCATTTACAGACGAAGAATCTGACAGGTTAAGTCGCGCAGCTTTCAATCgaattttaaatgctgaaaaagcCATTGCAAAGAGAGGTACTGCGTGTATGCGAACAAAAATTCTGACTTCTTTAGCTACTCAGTTCAGAGGTGATTTCGCTACGGATTTGAAGAATCATATTTTAGAAAACCCTCGTAGTCGCTTAGAATTAGCTTTCAGTTGGATTTATCAAGAGTATTCTTCTTATAAAGGATTTGAAAGTTCTACGGAAAGACCCGTCGAGTTTTATGAAGAGACAATAGATAAACTTGTAGGTGGAATATTGAAAACCGACGATCCAAATCGACTTGCATTTAGTCGATTTTTTGTCGAACCTCCTTTTATTACTTCAGGTATGGCGGAATGTCTTAAGAAAATATGTATCGATGAAGCAGTTACAGAAATTGGGATTCAGCTAGCTAAAAACATGACTATTAGAAGACCAacaaaaaaactattgtttttagGAGTAATATGTGATCTCACTCTTCATGAAAAAGTTCATATTCGCTCCAAAGCTGTATCTGCAGCTGTTGAAGTCTACGAAAATGGGAGCATGAGATCATTCATTGAAGCTTTTGCATTAAGGAGTTTAAAGTTTTTGCTTCATGACGCTCCATCACCCTcacaattcatatattttactcAACCCCCTCGTGCATGGTCTgaagaattaacaaaattatgcTTACAATTATATTTAGCTGTACTCCCTATGAATCATAAGTTAATTCATGATCTTGGAACTGTTTATGTAGAGACTTCAGCTGATATTAAACGAACGATTCTTCGAGCCTTGGAAACTCCATTTAAAGGAATGAGTATGGAATCTCCAGAGCTTCTTCGTTTTGTTGAGAAATGTCCAAAAGGGGCAGAGACAATAGTAACAAGAATAATTCATATTCTAACTGATAAGGCTCCTCCTTCTGCTGAACTTGTTTCTCGTGTTCGTGATTTATATCGGAAACGAGTACCTGATGTGCGTTTTCTCATTCCAATCATTAATGGACTTACAAAAGCGGAAGTTATAGCAGCATTACCTGAACTAATAAAATTGAATCCAACTGTTGTGAAGGAAGTTTTCCATCGCCTTTTGGGAAGTAGTTTTCCTAGTCCTGTCACCCCTTCTGAACTTTTGGTCGCCCTGCATAAAATTGAACCagagaaatgtaatttaaaaatagtaattaaagcTACTTCATTGTGTTTGGAAGAAAAGCAAGTATACACTCAAGTTGTTCTTGCCATGGTTCTGCAAGAGCTAATGGAGATAAATCCGCTTCCTATATTGTTTATGAGGACAGTTATACAGTCTCTTACAAATCATCCACATCTTTTAGGTTTCGTGACTAATATCTTGCAGCGTCTTATTTTAAAGCAAGTTTGGAATGAAAGGAGAATATGGGAAGGTTTCATTAAATGCTGCCAACGTACTAAACCACAATCATTTCAAGTACTTTTGCAATTACCTGGTCCACAATTACAAGAAGCTCTTGATTCTTGCCCTGATTTACGTGATCCGCTATGTCACTTTGTGCGATCTTTCACTGATCACCAGAAAAGTCATGTTACCAAAGAAGTGCGAGCAGTTCTTGAAGGTTTCAGAATTGAAATGGGTCTAAAAGATGAGTCAGATTCCATTTCAGATAAGAATTCTGACGATGATGAATCACCAGGTGAGCCTATGCCACCTGGAGAGGAACTTATGCCACATCTAGATGAGCCTGTGCCACCTGGAGAGGAACTTTTGTCGCCTGGAGAGATTTTGTCACCTGGAGAAATTATGTCTCCTGAAGAGGAGCTTATGCCACCTGGTGAGGAGCTTATGCCACCTGGAGAGGAAATTATGCCACCTGGAGAGGAGCACATATAG